A window from Opitutia bacterium ISCC 52 encodes these proteins:
- a CDS encoding PQQ-binding-like beta-propeller repeat protein, which produces MFTQEQRGEEEVVACYDLQTGRPVWMHSDTTRFWEANAGAGPRGTPALSGDRVYALGATGILNALNVADSSVVWSRHAPTDTSAKTPGWTAIDLPPLAPDSLVSVIEIELACTSEVDTTIGLDPNIETEILAEFATVEGAQISTKRWTEKFGEWKSVRPVHDWSPRGKVTWEIEVYQPGDYNVSLTYTGDGRMAWAVNVVGGEHLQNQQSSSNIYQEYPMGWINFPESGTYQVVVRRLEGKREEAHLKAIHFTPIAED; this is translated from the coding sequence GTGTTTACTCAGGAGCAAAGAGGTGAAGAAGAAGTGGTTGCCTGTTACGATCTTCAAACAGGGCGGCCCGTTTGGATGCACAGCGACACGACTCGTTTTTGGGAAGCGAACGCTGGAGCAGGCCCCAGGGGCACGCCAGCTCTAAGCGGTGATCGGGTATATGCTTTGGGGGCAACGGGTATTCTCAATGCGCTCAATGTCGCCGACAGTTCTGTTGTGTGGTCGCGTCATGCTCCAACGGATACGAGTGCTAAGACACCCGGGTGGACCGCCATCGATTTGCCGCCACTCGCTCCCGATAGCCTGGTCTCAGTGATTGAAATCGAACTAGCGTGTACTTCGGAAGTGGATACGACGATCGGCCTGGATCCAAATATTGAAACAGAAATACTGGCCGAGTTCGCCACGGTGGAAGGTGCACAGATCTCGACCAAGCGGTGGACGGAAAAATTCGGAGAATGGAAGAGTGTTCGTCCAGTTCATGATTGGTCACCACGTGGTAAAGTTACCTGGGAGATCGAAGTGTATCAGCCTGGAGACTACAATGTGAGTTTGACCTATACCGGGGACGGACGTATGGCCTGGGCAGTCAACGTGGTTGGTGGAGAGCATCTTCAAAACCAACAGAGCTCATCGAATATTTACCAAGAGTATCCTATGGGCTGGATAAATTTCCCCGAATCCGGTACCTATCAAGTCGTAGTCCGTCGCCTGGAAGGGAAACGGGAGGAAGCCCATTTGAAAGCGATTCACTTTACTCCGATCGCTGAGGATTAA